From the Manis javanica isolate MJ-LG chromosome 11, MJ_LKY, whole genome shotgun sequence genome, one window contains:
- the TP53I11 gene encoding tumor protein p53-inducible protein 11 isoform X3 — MMAAKQPPPLMKKHSQTDLVSRLKTRKILGVGGEDDDGEVHRSKISQVLGNEIKFAVREPLGLRVWQFVSAVLFSGIAVMALAFPDQLYDAVFDGAQVTSKTPIRLYGGALLSISLIMWNALYTAEKVIIRWTLLSEACYFGVQFLVVAATLAETGLVSLGTLLLLASRLLFVFISVYYYYQVGRKPKKV, encoded by the exons ATGATGGCAGCCAAGCAGCCCCCACCTCTCATGAAGAAGCACAGCCAGACGGACCTCGTGAGCCGCCTGAAGACCCGCAAGATCCTCGGTGTGGGTGGGGAGGACGATGATGGTGAGGTGCACCGCTCCAAG ATCAGCCAGGTCTTGGGCAATGAAATCAAGTTTGCTGTTCGGGAGCCTTTGGGGCTGAG GGTCTGGCAGTTTGTTTCTGCTGTGCTCTTCTCCGGCATTGCCGTCATG GCCCTCGCCTTCCCTGACCAGCTCTATGATGCAGTCTTTGATGGAGCCCAGGTGACCAGCAAGACCCCCATCCGTCTCTATGGTGGTGCCCTCCTCA GCATCTCCCTGATCATGTGGAACGCCCTGTACACGGCTGAGAAGGTTATCATTCGATGGACTCTGCTCAGTGAAGCTTGTTACTTCGGGGTCCAGTTCTTGG TGGTCGCCGCCACGCTAGCTGAGACGGGCCTCGTGTCCCTGGGGACCCTGCTGCTTCTGGCCAGCCGCctcctttttgttttcatcagtGTTTACTACTATTACCAAGTTGGCCGAAAACCCAAGAAAGTCTAG
- the TSPAN18 gene encoding tetraspanin-18 has translation MEGDCLSCMKYLMFVFNFFIFLGGACLLGIGIWVMVDPTGFREIVAANPLLITGAYILLAMGGLLFLLGFLGCCGAVRENKCLLMFFFLFILIIFLAELSAAILAFIFRENLTREFFTKELTKHYQGNNDTDVFSATWNSVMITFGCCGVNGPEDFKFASVFRLLTLDSDEVPEACCRREPQSRDGVLLSREECLLGRDLFLNKQGCYTVILNTFETYVYLAGALAIGVLAIELFAMIFAMCLFRGIQ, from the exons ATGGAAGGTGACTGTCTGAGCTGCATGAAGTATCTGATGTTTGTTTTCAACTTCTTTATATTT CTGGGTGGGGCCTGCCTGCTGGGTATCGGCATCTGGGTCATGGTGGACCCCACCGGCTTCCGGGAGATCGTGGCTGCCAACCCCCTGCTCATCACGGGTGCCTACATCCTCCTGGCAATGGGAGGCTTGCTTTTTCTGCTCGGCTTCCTGGGCTGCTGTGGAGCCGTCCGTGAGAACAAGTGTCTGCTAATGTTT TTCTTCCTGTTCATCCTGATCATCTTCTTggcagagctctcagcagccatTCTGGCCTTCATCTTCAGGGAAAAT ctcacCCGTGAATTCTTCACCAAGGAGCTCACCAAGCACTACCAGGGCAACAATGACACGGACGTCTTCTCTGCCACCTGGAACTCAGTCATGATCACA TTCGGTTGCTGTGGGGTCAACGGGCCTGAAGACTTTAAGTTTGCATCAGTTTTTCGACTCCTGACTTTGGACAGTGATGAGGTCCCGGAGGCCTGCTGCCGGAGAGAACCCCAGAGTCGGGATGGGGTCCTGCTGAGCAGGGAGGAATGCCTCCTGGGAAGGGACCTGTTCCTGAACAAGCAG GGCTGTTACACAGTGATCCTCAACACCTTCGAAACCTACGTCTACCTGGCTGGAGCTCTCGCCATAGGGGTTCTGGCCATCGAG CTTTTTGCCATGATCTTTGCCATGTGCCTCTTCCGGGGCATCCAGTAG
- the TP53I11 gene encoding tumor protein p53-inducible protein 11 isoform X2, with the protein MMAAKQPPPLMKKHSQTDLVSRLKTRKILGVGGEDDDGEVHRSKISQVLGNEIKFAVREPLGLRVWQFVSAVLFSGIAVMALAFPDQLYDAVFDGAQVTSKTPIRLYGGALLSISLIMWNALYTAEKVIIRWTLLSEACYFGVQFLDYLGQQMGEARTLPAKSFSDPVCAAHSRPQAEAKITHSLEDQGLQAGSKSSRTG; encoded by the exons ATGATGGCAGCCAAGCAGCCCCCACCTCTCATGAAGAAGCACAGCCAGACGGACCTCGTGAGCCGCCTGAAGACCCGCAAGATCCTCGGTGTGGGTGGGGAGGACGATGATGGTGAGGTGCACCGCTCCAAG ATCAGCCAGGTCTTGGGCAATGAAATCAAGTTTGCTGTTCGGGAGCCTTTGGGGCTGAG GGTCTGGCAGTTTGTTTCTGCTGTGCTCTTCTCCGGCATTGCCGTCATG GCCCTCGCCTTCCCTGACCAGCTCTATGATGCAGTCTTTGATGGAGCCCAGGTGACCAGCAAGACCCCCATCCGTCTCTATGGTGGTGCCCTCCTCA GCATCTCCCTGATCATGTGGAACGCCCTGTACACGGCTGAGAAGGTTATCATTCGATGGACTCTGCTCAGTGAAGCTTGTTACTTCGGGGTCCAGTTCTTGG ATTATCTGGGCCAACAGATGGGAGAAGCAAGGACTCTGCCGGCTAAGTCATTTTCGGATCCAGTGTGTGCAGCCCACTCTCGGCCCCAAGCTGAGGCAAAGATAACCCATTCCTTGGAAGACCAGGGATTGCAAGCAGGTTCCAAGTCCTCAAGGACAGGGTGA